One window from the genome of Musa acuminata AAA Group cultivar baxijiao chromosome BXJ1-4, Cavendish_Baxijiao_AAA, whole genome shotgun sequence encodes:
- the LOC135644579 gene encoding uncharacterized protein LOC135644579, giving the protein MPSFWNHIVYILKVMGPLVRVLRLVDNENKPAMRYIYEAMDRAKETIKRSFNENEEKYEKIFTIIDERWNCQLHRPLHAAGYYLNHEFFYKIKSVGFDAEVLGGLYQCVARLVPSIEVQDKIIHELSLYKNAEGLFGIPIAVRSRTTTSPAEWWSLFGNSTPNLQKFAIKVLSLTCSASGCERNWSVFEHIHSKRRNRLEHQRLHDLVYIKYNQALKTRHDLKKRFDSISLQDIDDSNEWLVGEMCANLQDAEDKLVFEDDRLTWGDVARASSAGELQTYTRQMSKRKMSAKASSSAPTIVEDIENETYLDEEEGIEEQEEEDEFNKDDLCENDDNIDYDE; this is encoded by the exons atgccatccttttggaatcatatagtttatatattaaaggtaatgggccctcttgttcgagtccttcggttggtggataatgaaaataagcctgcaatgagatatatttatgaggctatggatagagcaaaggagacgattaaaagatcttttaatgaaaatgaagaaaaatatgagaaaatttttacgatcattgacgaaagatggaattgtcaacttcatcgtcccttacatgcagcaggatattatttgaaccatgaattcttttataagattaaatctgttggatttgatgcagaagttttgggtgggttatatcagtgtgttgcaagattagttcccagcattgaggttcaagataagattattcatgaattatctttatataaaaatgctgaaggtctttttggaattccaattgccgttcgatccaggacaactacctctccag ctgaatggtggagtctatttggaaattccaccccgaacttacagaaatttgctatcaaagtacttagtttgacatgtagtgcttcgggttgtgagcgaaattggagtgtctttgagcat attcactcgaagagaagaaatcggttagaacatcaacgattgcacgatcttgtttacataaagtataatcaagctttgaagactcgtcatgatttgaaaaaaagatttgattcaatctcattgcaagatattgatgattcaaatgagtggttagtaggagaaatgtgtgctaacttgcaagatgctgaagacaagcttgtatttgaagatgatagattgacgtggggagatgtggcaagagcttcaagtgctggagaattacaaacatatacaagacagatgtcaaagagaaaaatgagtgcaaaagcatcaagctcggctcctactattgttgaagacatagagaatgaaacatatcttgatgaagaggaaggaatcgaagaacaagaggaagaagacgaattcaataaagatgatttgtgtgaaaatgacgataatattgattatgatgaatga